In one window of Mesorhizobium sp. B2-1-1 DNA:
- a CDS encoding sugar ABC transporter substrate-binding protein, with protein sequence MAFASSASAAGVGACLITKTDTNPFFVKMKEGATAKAKELGVDLKTYAGKIDGDSESQVAAIESCIADGAKGILITASDTKGIVPTVKKARDAGLLVIALDTPLDPIDAADATFATDNLEAGKLIGAWAAATLGDKAKDAKIGFLDLTPSQPTVDVLRDQGFMMGYGIDVKDPNKIGDEDDARIVGHDVTNGNEEGGRKAMENLLQKDNTINVIHTINEPAAVGAYQALKAVGLESQVLIVSVDGGCPGVKSVAEGVIGATSQQYPLQMAALGIEAIANFAKDGTKPKPTEGKNFFDTGVNLVTDKPANGVKSIDTKEGLAKCWG encoded by the coding sequence ATGGCATTCGCCTCGTCCGCATCCGCGGCCGGTGTCGGCGCCTGCCTGATCACCAAGACCGACACCAATCCCTTCTTTGTCAAGATGAAGGAGGGTGCGACCGCCAAGGCCAAGGAGCTTGGTGTCGACCTCAAGACTTATGCCGGCAAGATCGACGGCGACAGCGAAAGCCAGGTCGCGGCGATCGAGAGCTGCATCGCCGACGGCGCCAAGGGCATCCTCATTACCGCGTCCGACACCAAGGGCATCGTGCCGACCGTGAAGAAGGCGCGTGACGCCGGCCTGCTGGTGATCGCGCTCGACACGCCGCTCGATCCGATCGACGCCGCCGACGCGACCTTTGCCACCGACAATTTGGAGGCCGGCAAGCTGATCGGCGCCTGGGCCGCCGCGACGCTCGGCGACAAGGCCAAGGACGCCAAGATCGGCTTTCTCGACCTGACCCCCTCGCAACCGACCGTGGACGTGCTGCGCGACCAGGGCTTCATGATGGGCTACGGCATCGACGTGAAGGATCCTAACAAGATCGGCGACGAGGATGACGCGCGCATCGTCGGCCATGACGTCACCAACGGCAATGAGGAGGGCGGCCGCAAGGCGATGGAGAACCTTCTGCAGAAGGACAACACCATCAACGTCATCCACACCATCAACGAGCCGGCCGCGGTCGGCGCCTATCAGGCGCTCAAGGCCGTCGGCCTGGAAAGCCAGGTGCTGATCGTCTCCGTTGATGGCGGCTGCCCCGGCGTGAAGTCGGTGGCCGAAGGCGTCATCGGCGCGACATCGCAGCAATATCCGCTGCAGATGGCGGCGCTCGGCATCGAGGCCATCGCCAACTTCGCCAAGGACGGCACCAAGCCGAAGCCGACCGAAGGCAAGAACTTCTTCGACACCGGCGTCAATCTGGTGACCGACAAGCCGGCCAATGGCGTGAAGTCCATCGACACCAAGGAAGGCCTCGCCAAGTGCTGGGGCTGA
- a CDS encoding DegT/DnrJ/EryC1/StrS family aminotransferase, which yields MQFIDLGAQRERIRDRLKAAVDHVVEDGRYILGPQVAEFEKKLAAYVGVKHVVACANGTDALLLPLFAAGIGPGDAVFVPSFTFAATAEVVALAKAEPVFVDVDPKTYNIDIASLEAAITMIKKEGRLKPRAIIPVDLFGLAADYDAIMAIAHREGLMVIEDAAQSMGGSADGKMCGSLGTVGSTSFYPAKPLGCYGDGGAMFTNDDALADKLRSFAFHGKGETQYDNIRVGINSRLDTLQAAILIEKLAILEDEMVARQMVANRYAEGLADVVTAARNLDGSRSAWAQYAIETPKRDGLKAHLGEKGIPSVIYYVKPLHEQIAYRDYPRTPTGLAVSEQLPKRILCLPMHPYLSEADQDRIIETIRNYIGSNSAQAAAE from the coding sequence ATGCAGTTCATCGATCTTGGCGCACAGCGCGAACGAATCCGCGACCGGCTGAAGGCCGCGGTCGACCATGTCGTCGAGGACGGCCGCTATATCCTCGGTCCCCAGGTAGCCGAATTCGAGAAAAAGCTCGCCGCCTATGTCGGCGTCAAGCACGTCGTGGCCTGCGCCAACGGCACCGACGCACTGCTTTTGCCGCTGTTCGCCGCCGGGATCGGCCCGGGCGATGCCGTGTTCGTTCCGAGCTTCACCTTTGCCGCCACGGCGGAAGTGGTGGCGCTGGCCAAGGCCGAGCCGGTTTTCGTCGACGTCGATCCCAAGACCTACAACATCGACATCGCCAGCCTCGAGGCGGCGATCACGATGATCAAGAAAGAAGGCCGGCTGAAGCCCAGGGCGATCATTCCGGTCGACCTCTTCGGCCTTGCCGCCGACTACGATGCCATCATGGCGATCGCCCACCGAGAAGGCCTGATGGTGATCGAGGATGCCGCCCAATCGATGGGCGGTTCGGCGGACGGCAAGATGTGCGGGTCGTTAGGCACGGTCGGCTCGACCAGTTTCTATCCGGCGAAGCCGCTCGGCTGCTACGGCGACGGCGGAGCGATGTTCACCAACGACGACGCCTTGGCCGACAAGCTGCGCTCCTTCGCCTTCCACGGCAAGGGCGAGACGCAATATGACAACATCCGGGTCGGCATCAATTCACGGCTCGACACGCTGCAGGCCGCGATCCTGATCGAAAAGCTCGCCATTCTCGAGGACGAGATGGTTGCCCGGCAAATGGTGGCGAACCGTTATGCCGAAGGGCTTGCTGATGTCGTCACGGCAGCCCGCAACCTGGACGGCAGCCGCTCGGCCTGGGCGCAATACGCCATCGAGACGCCCAAGCGCGACGGGCTGAAGGCTCATCTCGGCGAAAAAGGCATTCCGTCGGTCATCTACTATGTGAAGCCGCTGCACGAGCAGATCGCCTATCGCGACTATCCGAGAACGCCGACCGGCCTTGCCGTATCCGAGCAATTGCCCAAGCGCATCCTGTGCCTGCCGATGCATCCCTATCTCAGCGAAGCCGATCAGGACCGGATCATCGAGACGATCCGCAACTATATCGGATCGAACTCGGCGCAGGCCGCGGCCGAGTAA
- a CDS encoding carbohydrate kinase family protein, with protein MILCCGEALIDMLPRTTTEGERAFAPYVGGAVFNTAIALGRLGAPASFFSGLSSDLFGGQLREALGASKVSSTYAHTSPRPTTLAFVRLNDGQATYTFYDENTAGRMLTGEDLPQLGPEIEAMLFGAISLISDPAGAAYEELMKREHGRRVMMLDPNIRPNFIPDKAKHLKRIREMMAMADIVKLSDEDLHWFDEAGSHEDVVRNWLDRGPKLIVVTHGSEGAVGYTRDHTVSVTPRKVEVVDTVGAGDTFNAGILASLHEQGRLTKAAISGLSEDAIRAALTLGAKAAAVTVSRAGANPPWRHEIA; from the coding sequence ATGATCCTTTGCTGCGGCGAGGCCCTGATCGATATGCTGCCGCGCACGACGACGGAGGGAGAACGGGCCTTCGCACCCTATGTCGGCGGCGCGGTGTTCAACACCGCCATTGCGCTCGGCCGGCTGGGCGCTCCTGCCAGCTTCTTCTCGGGCCTGTCGTCGGACCTGTTCGGCGGCCAGCTCCGCGAAGCGCTCGGGGCGAGCAAGGTCAGTTCCACCTATGCGCACACTTCGCCCCGGCCGACGACGCTCGCCTTCGTGCGGCTGAACGATGGCCAGGCAACCTACACTTTCTACGACGAGAACACCGCCGGGCGCATGCTGACCGGCGAGGATCTGCCGCAACTTGGTCCGGAGATCGAGGCCATGCTGTTCGGCGCCATCAGCCTTATTTCGGACCCGGCGGGGGCCGCCTACGAGGAATTGATGAAGCGCGAGCATGGTCGTCGCGTCATGATGCTCGACCCCAACATCCGGCCGAACTTCATCCCGGACAAGGCAAAGCATCTGAAGCGTATCCGCGAGATGATGGCGATGGCCGATATCGTGAAACTCTCGGATGAAGATCTTCACTGGTTCGACGAAGCCGGCTCGCACGAGGACGTCGTGCGCAACTGGCTCGACCGCGGACCCAAGCTGATCGTCGTCACCCATGGCAGCGAAGGCGCCGTCGGCTACACCAGGGACCACACGGTCAGCGTAACGCCGCGAAAAGTCGAGGTGGTCGATACGGTCGGCGCCGGTGATACGTTCAATGCCGGCATCCTCGCCTCGCTGCATGAGCAGGGCCGGCTAACGAAAGCGGCGATTTCAGGCCTTTCCGAGGACGCCATCCGTGCGGCCCTGACACTCGGCGCCAAAGCGGCGGCGGTGACGGTATCGCGGGCCGGCGCCAATCCGCCCTGGCGCCATGAGATCGCCTGA
- a CDS encoding RbsD/FucU family protein, whose amino-acid sequence MLIGIPALLGPELLAILRAMGHGDEIALVDGNYPAEEQAKRLVRADGHHLIPVLDAILSVLPVDDVVPEALFRASAKGDPSLADPVHHEIEVLCAKRAPGRKVVALAGADFYARVRAAHAIVATSEPRLYANIIIRKGVIHPPETTRQ is encoded by the coding sequence ATGCTGATCGGAATTCCGGCGCTGCTCGGTCCGGAGCTTCTGGCGATCCTGCGTGCGATGGGGCATGGCGACGAAATCGCCCTGGTCGATGGAAACTACCCGGCCGAAGAGCAGGCAAAGCGGCTGGTGCGGGCCGACGGCCACCATCTCATTCCGGTGCTGGACGCCATATTGAGCGTGCTGCCCGTCGATGACGTCGTGCCGGAGGCGCTGTTTCGCGCCTCGGCCAAGGGCGACCCCTCGCTCGCCGATCCCGTGCATCATGAAATCGAAGTGCTGTGTGCAAAACGCGCGCCCGGGCGCAAGGTGGTTGCGCTGGCCGGTGCCGACTTCTATGCACGCGTCAGGGCCGCGCACGCCATCGTCGCGACCAGCGAACCCAGGCTCTACGCCAACATCATCATCCGCAAGGGCGTGATCCATCCGCCGGAGACGACAAGACAATGA
- a CDS encoding glycogen/starch/alpha-glucan phosphorylase, which yields MTRTMTSDPLPPLLENPDPKTLAREVLMALKYRVGKDTTVATQYDWLTASIKVVRDRIVDRWMQATKEAYAQQEKRVYYLSLEFLIGRLMRDAFSNLGLMENMREALSSLGVELDLIATLEPDAALGNGGLGRLAACFMESMATVDIPAHGYGIRYANGMFRQEIHDGWQVELPETWLDHGNPWEFERRERSFEVGFGGSVESVTTRDGRLERHVWKPTEHVLAVAYDTPVVGWRGNRVNTLRLWSGMPVDPILLDKFNAGDHIGALAESNKADALSRVLYPADSHMAGQELRLRQEYFFSTASLQDIVQRHLSQYGDLKSLPDKAAIHLNDTHPAIAVPELMRLLMDVHGMDFDQAWDTTKRTFGYTNHTLLPEALESWPVPLFERLLPRHMQIVYAINAQVLLEARATNQFSGEQISRISLIQENGDRRVRMGNLAFVGSHSINGVSALHTELMKETVFADLHTLYPDRINNKTNGITPRRWLIQCNPGLTALAREAIGDRFLDDIEAIKGLDAFADDTAFREKFAGVKRQNKVKLANLVADRLGIRLDPSALFDIQVKRIHEYKRQLLNILEAVALYDQIRSHPERDWMPRVKFFGGKAAPSYHNAKLIIKLANDVARVINRDPAVRGLLKVVFVPNYNVSLAEIMMPAADLSEQISTAGMEASGTGNMKFALNGALTIGTLDGANVEIKECVGDDNIFIFGLTTAEVAERRNNGYDPRGVIKASPELSQALAAVSSGVFSPDDPNRYRDLINGLYDSDWFMVAADFDAYAACQRDVDAVWRNSPDWYAKAIRNVARVGWFSSDRTIRQYAKDIWNVPA from the coding sequence ATGACACGCACGATGACATCCGATCCCCTCCCGCCACTGCTTGAAAATCCCGACCCTAAGACGCTCGCAAGAGAAGTCTTGATGGCCCTCAAATACAGGGTCGGCAAGGACACCACCGTCGCCACCCAGTACGATTGGCTGACCGCCTCGATCAAGGTCGTGCGCGACCGCATCGTCGATCGCTGGATGCAGGCGACGAAAGAGGCCTACGCCCAGCAGGAAAAGCGCGTCTATTACCTCTCGCTGGAGTTCCTCATCGGCCGCCTGATGCGTGACGCCTTCTCCAATCTCGGCCTGATGGAGAACATGCGCGAGGCGTTGTCGTCGCTGGGTGTGGAACTCGACCTCATCGCCACGCTTGAGCCGGATGCAGCACTTGGCAATGGCGGCCTCGGCCGGCTCGCCGCCTGCTTCATGGAAAGCATGGCCACCGTCGATATTCCCGCGCATGGCTACGGTATCCGCTACGCCAACGGCATGTTCCGCCAGGAGATCCATGACGGCTGGCAGGTGGAATTGCCCGAGACCTGGCTCGATCACGGCAATCCCTGGGAGTTCGAACGCCGCGAACGGTCGTTCGAGGTCGGGTTCGGCGGCTCGGTGGAATCGGTCACCACCAGGGATGGCCGGCTGGAACGCCATGTCTGGAAGCCGACCGAGCATGTGCTGGCCGTCGCCTACGACACACCCGTCGTCGGCTGGCGGGGGAACCGCGTCAACACCTTGCGGCTTTGGTCGGGCATGCCGGTCGATCCGATCCTGCTCGACAAGTTCAATGCTGGCGACCACATCGGCGCACTCGCCGAAAGCAACAAGGCCGACGCGTTGTCGCGCGTGCTCTATCCCGCCGATTCCCACATGGCAGGGCAGGAACTCAGGCTGCGGCAGGAATATTTTTTCTCCACCGCCTCTTTGCAGGACATCGTGCAGCGGCATCTCAGCCAATATGGCGACCTGAAGTCGCTGCCCGACAAGGCGGCAATCCACCTCAACGACACCCATCCGGCGATCGCCGTGCCGGAGCTGATGCGCCTCCTGATGGACGTCCACGGTATGGATTTCGACCAGGCCTGGGACACCACCAAACGCACCTTCGGCTATACCAACCACACGCTGCTGCCGGAGGCGCTGGAAAGCTGGCCGGTGCCGCTGTTCGAGCGGCTTTTGCCGCGCCATATGCAGATCGTCTACGCCATCAATGCGCAGGTGCTGCTCGAGGCGCGCGCCACCAATCAGTTCTCCGGCGAGCAGATCAGCCGCATCTCGCTGATCCAGGAGAATGGCGACCGCCGTGTGCGCATGGGCAATCTCGCCTTCGTCGGCTCGCATTCGATCAACGGCGTCTCGGCGCTGCATACCGAGCTGATGAAGGAAACGGTGTTCGCCGACCTGCACACACTCTACCCCGACCGCATCAACAACAAGACCAACGGCATCACGCCGCGGCGCTGGCTGATCCAGTGCAACCCAGGTCTGACCGCACTCGCCCGCGAGGCGATCGGCGACCGCTTCCTGGATGATATCGAGGCCATCAAGGGGCTCGATGCCTTTGCCGACGATACCGCTTTCCGCGAAAAATTCGCCGGCGTGAAGCGGCAGAACAAGGTGAAGTTGGCCAATCTCGTCGCCGACCGGCTCGGCATCCGGCTTGATCCCTCGGCGCTGTTCGACATCCAGGTCAAGCGCATCCACGAATACAAGCGCCAACTCCTGAACATCCTCGAGGCGGTCGCGCTCTACGACCAGATCCGCTCGCATCCGGAGCGCGACTGGATGCCGCGCGTGAAATTCTTCGGCGGCAAGGCGGCGCCCAGCTACCACAATGCCAAGCTGATCATCAAACTGGCCAACGACGTTGCCAGGGTCATCAACCGCGATCCGGCCGTTCGCGGCTTGCTCAAGGTGGTGTTCGTGCCGAACTACAATGTCAGCCTCGCCGAGATCATGATGCCGGCCGCCGACCTTTCCGAGCAGATCTCGACCGCCGGCATGGAGGCTTCGGGCACCGGCAACATGAAGTTCGCGCTGAACGGCGCGCTGACCATTGGCACGCTCGACGGCGCCAATGTCGAAATCAAGGAGTGCGTCGGCGACGACAACATCTTCATCTTCGGCCTGACCACGGCGGAGGTCGCCGAGCGCCGCAACAATGGCTACGATCCGCGTGGCGTCATCAAGGCATCGCCCGAACTGTCGCAGGCGCTCGCGGCCGTTTCATCGGGCGTCTTTTCGCCCGATGATCCCAACCGCTACCGCGATCTCATCAATGGTCTCTACGACAGCGACTGGTTCATGGTCGCGGCGGATTTCGACGCCTATGCCGCTTGCCAACGAGACGTCGACGCCGTCTGGCGCAACAGTCCGGACTGGTACGCCAAGGCAATCCGCAACGTCGCGCGCGTCGGCTGGTTCTCTTCCGATCGCACGATCCGCCAATACGCGAAAGACATCTGGAACGTACCTGCCTGA
- a CDS encoding ATP-binding cassette domain-containing protein, which produces MTQDPILTARGLVKRYGRVTALDNADFDLYPGEILAVIGDNGAGKSSLIKAISGAVVPDEGEIRLEGKPVAFKSPMEAREAGIETVYQNLALSPALSIADNMFLGREIRKPGFVGQWLRMLDRPAMEKRARDKLTELGLMTIQNISQAVETLSGGQRQGVAVARAAAFGSKMVIMDEPTAALGVKESRRVLELILDVKKRGLPIVLISHNMPHVFEVADRIHIHRLGRRLCVIDPKQHTMSDAVAFMTGAKTPPEAALAA; this is translated from the coding sequence ATGACCCAGGACCCTATCCTCACCGCTCGTGGACTGGTCAAGCGCTACGGCCGCGTCACCGCCTTGGACAATGCCGATTTCGACCTCTACCCCGGCGAAATCCTCGCTGTTATCGGTGACAACGGCGCCGGCAAGTCGTCGCTCATCAAGGCGATTTCAGGCGCTGTGGTGCCCGATGAAGGCGAAATCCGGCTTGAGGGCAAACCGGTCGCCTTCAAGTCGCCCATGGAGGCTCGCGAAGCCGGCATCGAGACCGTCTACCAGAACCTGGCGCTGTCCCCGGCGCTGTCGATCGCCGACAACATGTTTCTCGGCCGCGAGATCCGCAAGCCCGGCTTTGTCGGCCAATGGCTTCGCATGCTCGACCGTCCGGCGATGGAAAAGCGCGCCCGCGACAAGCTGACTGAACTCGGCCTGATGACCATCCAGAACATCAGCCAGGCGGTGGAGACGCTGTCGGGCGGCCAGCGCCAGGGCGTGGCAGTGGCGCGCGCCGCCGCTTTCGGCTCCAAGATGGTCATCATGGACGAGCCGACGGCAGCACTTGGCGTCAAGGAAAGCCGCCGCGTGCTGGAACTCATCCTCGACGTGAAGAAGCGCGGCCTGCCGATCGTGCTGATCTCGCACAACATGCCGCATGTCTTCGAAGTGGCAGACCGCATCCACATCCATCGGCTGGGTCGTCGGCTGTGCGTCATCGATCCCAAACAACATACAATGTCCGATGCCGTCGCCTTCATGACCGGGGCAAAGACGCCGCCGGAGGCGGCGCTGGCGGCCTGA
- the cysQ gene encoding 3'(2'),5'-bisphosphate nucleotidase CysQ, with the protein MLEIFEGLALAAGREVMRVFHAGCAVDQKSDSSPVTEADRESEKIILAGLRAAFPDIPCVAEEEASAGIVPPDLDGAFFLIDPLDGTKEFVNRRTDFTVNIALVRHGVPEVGVVFAPCTGRFFSGLPGKAEFLEIDGDFRIVSRRPISVRAAATPLAVVASRSHNTPETEAYIRDLGIAEIVSVGSSLKFCLVANGEADIYPRFGRTMEWDTAAGDAVLRAAGGITRTLDGQPLMYGKRDQGGDADFANPHFIASGRAGASSA; encoded by the coding sequence ATGCTCGAAATTTTCGAGGGGCTCGCTTTGGCGGCCGGCCGCGAGGTCATGCGTGTGTTCCACGCCGGCTGCGCGGTCGACCAGAAATCAGATTCCTCGCCGGTGACCGAGGCGGACCGCGAGAGCGAGAAGATCATTCTGGCCGGATTGCGTGCGGCCTTTCCCGACATTCCCTGCGTGGCCGAGGAGGAAGCATCCGCCGGCATCGTGCCGCCGGACCTGGACGGGGCTTTCTTCCTGATCGATCCGCTGGACGGCACCAAGGAATTCGTCAATCGCCGCACCGATTTCACCGTCAACATCGCGCTTGTCCGCCACGGCGTGCCGGAAGTCGGCGTCGTTTTCGCGCCCTGCACGGGCCGGTTCTTTTCCGGGCTGCCGGGCAAGGCGGAATTCCTCGAAATAGATGGCGACTTCCGCATCGTCTCTCGCCGGCCGATTTCGGTGAGGGCGGCTGCGACGCCGCTGGCGGTGGTTGCGAGCCGCTCCCACAACACGCCCGAAACCGAAGCCTATATTCGTGACCTAGGCATCGCCGAGATCGTCTCTGTCGGCTCGTCGCTGAAATTCTGTCTGGTCGCCAATGGCGAGGCAGACATTTATCCGCGCTTCGGTCGTACCATGGAGTGGGATACCGCAGCCGGCGATGCCGTGCTGCGCGCCGCGGGCGGCATCACGCGCACGTTGGATGGACAGCCCTTGATGTATGGCAAGCGAGACCAGGGCGGCGATGCGGATTTTGCCAATCCGCATTTCATCGCCAGCGGCAGGGCAGGGGCAAGCTCCGCCTGA
- a CDS encoding ABC transporter permease, whose translation MSQAQEFEKVLSGSDTSVAAFDEHKSAVRRIQHFLHSTPAAVPLIVLVLAIIVFGLTIGGRFFSSYTLTLILQQIAIVGILGAAQTLVILTAGIDLSIGVIMVISAVIMGNCAVSYGLPSVLAVAIGLAAGAACGLLNGVLVAYMKLPPFIVTLGTWNIVMATNFIYSANETIRDTDVDVQAPLLHLFALSFKVGTAVLTAGVIAMVALVLLLWYVLNHTAWGRHVYAVGDDQEAAKLSGIQTKKVLMTVYTLAGLIAAFAAWVSIGRNGSISPSAAVTDYNLQAITATVIGGISLFGGRGSILGTLFGAMIVGVVSMGLNMLGADPQWKVLLTGVLIIGAVAVDQWIRKVSA comes from the coding sequence ATGTCTCAAGCTCAGGAATTCGAGAAGGTTCTCTCAGGCAGCGACACGAGCGTTGCCGCGTTTGACGAGCATAAATCGGCGGTCAGACGCATCCAGCATTTTCTGCATTCGACGCCAGCCGCGGTGCCGCTGATCGTTCTGGTCCTGGCGATCATCGTGTTCGGCCTCACCATTGGCGGGCGTTTCTTCTCGTCCTACACGCTGACGCTGATCCTGCAGCAGATCGCCATCGTCGGCATTTTGGGTGCCGCCCAGACCCTGGTCATCCTCACCGCCGGCATCGACCTTTCGATTGGCGTCATCATGGTGATTTCGGCCGTGATCATGGGCAATTGCGCCGTCAGCTACGGCCTGCCGAGCGTCCTTGCCGTAGCGATCGGACTTGCCGCGGGTGCTGCCTGCGGGCTGCTCAACGGGGTGCTTGTCGCCTACATGAAACTGCCGCCATTCATCGTGACACTCGGCACCTGGAACATCGTCATGGCGACGAACTTCATTTATTCGGCCAATGAGACGATCCGCGACACCGACGTCGACGTTCAGGCGCCGCTGCTGCATCTGTTCGCGCTCAGCTTCAAGGTCGGCACCGCTGTGCTGACGGCCGGCGTGATTGCGATGGTCGCGCTCGTGCTGCTCCTTTGGTACGTGCTCAATCACACGGCATGGGGCCGCCATGTCTACGCCGTCGGCGACGACCAGGAGGCGGCGAAACTGTCGGGTATCCAGACCAAGAAGGTGCTCATGACGGTCTATACCCTGGCCGGGCTGATCGCCGCTTTCGCCGCCTGGGTCTCCATCGGCCGCAATGGGTCGATCTCGCCGTCGGCCGCCGTGACCGACTACAATCTGCAGGCGATCACCGCCACGGTGATCGGCGGTATTTCTCTTTTCGGCGGCCGCGGCTCGATCCTTGGCACGCTGTTCGGCGCGATGATCGTCGGTGTCGTCTCCATGGGCCTCAACATGCTGGGTGCCGATCCGCAATGGAAGGTGCTGCTCACCGGCGTGCTGATCATCGGCGCCGTGGCGGTCGATCAATGGATCAGAAAGGTTTCGGCATGA
- a CDS encoding ROK family transcriptional regulator, which yields METATARHGSPEANESLIHRGTNQSGMRDHNERLVLSLVRQHGSLAKSDIARMTGLSAQTVSVIMRELEEESLLLRQAPLRGKIGQPSIPMALNPEGAFFIGLKIGRRSAELVLIDFLGNVRSMLQHSYRYPAPRETVEFVTSGMKKMRGELSPAQDKRIAGLGIAMPFELWNWADTAGAPRDVMDEWRHRDIRADIQAQCDFPVYLQNDATSACGAELVFGQAGAPRDFVYFYIGAFAGGGIVLNGRLFGGPTGNAGALGSMPVPGPEGKPTQLIDVASIAMLEKALNARGVEASHLWTSPEDWGEIGAELDDWITNASRALAYAIVAASSVIDFEAAVIDGWMPTQVRRRLVDAVIATIDTVDAEGLKLPNVREGTVGIHARALGGASLPLSERFLIGSTTISRSI from the coding sequence GTGGAGACGGCCACTGCCAGGCATGGTTCGCCCGAGGCGAATGAGAGCCTTATTCACCGTGGTACCAACCAGAGCGGCATGCGGGACCACAATGAGCGGCTGGTGCTGTCGCTGGTGCGCCAGCATGGCAGCCTGGCGAAGTCCGACATCGCCCGCATGACCGGACTGTCGGCGCAAACCGTCTCCGTGATCATGCGCGAGCTCGAGGAGGAAAGCTTGCTGCTGCGGCAGGCGCCGCTGCGCGGCAAGATCGGCCAGCCCTCCATCCCCATGGCGCTCAATCCCGAAGGCGCGTTCTTCATCGGCCTGAAGATCGGCCGCCGCAGCGCCGAACTCGTGCTGATCGATTTCCTCGGCAATGTACGTTCGATGCTGCAGCATTCCTACCGCTACCCTGCCCCGCGCGAGACGGTGGAATTCGTCACATCAGGCATGAAGAAGATGCGTGGCGAGCTTTCGCCCGCGCAGGACAAACGCATAGCGGGACTCGGCATCGCCATGCCGTTCGAGCTCTGGAACTGGGCCGATACCGCCGGCGCGCCGCGCGACGTCATGGACGAATGGCGCCATCGCGATATCCGCGCCGACATCCAGGCGCAATGCGATTTTCCGGTCTATCTGCAGAACGACGCCACTTCGGCCTGCGGCGCGGAACTGGTCTTCGGCCAGGCAGGCGCCCCGCGTGATTTCGTCTATTTCTATATCGGCGCCTTTGCCGGCGGCGGCATCGTCCTCAACGGGCGGCTCTTTGGCGGCCCGACCGGCAACGCCGGCGCGCTGGGCTCCATGCCGGTGCCCGGACCGGAGGGAAAGCCGACCCAATTGATCGACGTGGCTTCGATCGCCATGCTCGAAAAAGCGCTCAATGCACGTGGCGTCGAGGCTTCGCATCTGTGGACGTCGCCCGAGGACTGGGGCGAGATCGGCGCCGAGCTCGACGACTGGATTACAAACGCCTCGCGGGCGCTCGCCTATGCCATCGTCGCGGCATCGTCCGTCATCGACTTCGAGGCGGCGGTGATCGACGGCTGGATGCCGACGCAGGTGCGCCGCAGGCTGGTCGACGCCGTCATCGCAACCATCGACACGGTCGATGCCGAGGGATTGAAACTGCCAAACGTCCGCGAAGGCACCGTCGGTATTCACGCGCGCGCTCTCGGGGGCGCCAGCCTGCCACTATCCGAGCGCTTCCTGATCGGTTCGACCACGATTTCCAGGAGCATCTGA